In Paenibacillus sonchi, the genomic stretch CTGTCCAAGATCTACCAGAAATAAGCGCGGGGAAAATAAGTGCGGGAAAAAATAAGCTGGGCCGCCCGGCTTATTTTTTGCCGATCAAGAGCGGGAGAAGCTGCGTATGAGACAACTCATCGTCCGAAGATTGCTGCAAACACTGCCGATGCTGTTTTTTGTGTCGGTAGTGTGCTTTACCATGATCAAGCTGGCGCCGGGAGATCCGGTGCTGTCTTTTGTTACACCGAATATGCATGCGGATGACATTGAGCGTATCCGTCATAACCTGGGACTGGACAAACCGGCCTATATTCAATATTTTATCTGGCTGAAAGAAATGGCTAAAGGGAACTTCGGGTATTCCCTGGTTAATCACCAGCCTGTGCTCGGGCAAATTCTGGAGCGTCTGCCGGCAACAGCCGGTCTGATGGGCAGCGCAATTGCGCTGGCTGTACTGCTGGCGGTTCCGCTCGGCCTGATTGCCGGTGCGAACCGCAACCGCTGGGCCGACAAGCTGATTAATTTTATTTCCTATGTCGGCATCTCCATTCCTTTATTCTGGCTGGCGATTCTGCTGATATATCTGTTCGCCATCAAGCTGCACCTGCTTCCCAGCATGGGAATGCGCACGATTGGTGTGGAATCCGCAGCGGATGTGCTGAAGCATGGGATTTTGCCCTGCTCGGTGCTGGCTTTTGGGTTCCTCGCCGGGTATCTGCGCTATATCCGTTCCAGTACGATTGGGCAGCTGAAGGAGGAGTATGTGCAGATTCAGTATGCCTTCGGCTCCAAAAAGTCGACGATCCTGTTCCGCCATGTCATGAAGCATGTGCTGCTTCCGGTCATTACGCTGCTGGGGATGTCCATGGGCGATCTGGTGGCGGGCGCCATCGTGACGGAGACGGTTTTTTCCTGGCCGGGCATTGGCTCGCTGGGCATGACGGCGGTCAAGGGAATGGATTACCCGGTGATCATGGGGATTACCCTGTTCTCTTCGCTGATGCTGATTTTTGGCAATATGGCGGCGGATATACTTTACAGCTTCGTAGACCCACGAATCAAACTTAAGGGGTGACCTCATGAACCGCAGTAAATGGAAAAATGTAAAAGACGAGCTGTTTGCCAACGGTCTGGGTGCCGCCGCTGTGCTGATTCTGGCAGTCTTCACGCTTGGGGCAGTGTTTGCCTTTCTGTCCGGCTATGATCCGAATGCGATGGACGCCATGGCCCGGCTCACGCCGCCCGGTGCCGGACACTGGTTCGGAACGGACGACTATGGCCGCGATTATCTGGCGAGGGCGCTGTATGGCGGGCGCATCTCCCTCTTGGTCGGCTTCGCTTCAATGATCGTGGCAACCGGGATTGGAGTAACGATTGGTGTACTCAGCGGCTACTTTGGCGGCTGGCTGGATAATCTGCTGATGCGGATGGTGGATGTGGTCCTGTCGATCCCGTCCTTTCTGATTCTGCTGCTGCTCAGCGTGTATTTGAAGCCAAGCGTCGGCAACATTATCATTATTATTGCCCTCCTGATGTGGATGAACGTAGCCCGGGTCGTCCGGGCCGAGACCATGACGATCAAGGAACGCGAATATGTGCTGTACGCCAAAGCCTCAGGCCAAAGTGCCTCCGGCATTATCTGGCGGCATATTCTTCCCGGCCTGGTGCCGGTCATTATCGTAGGTGCGACCAACAATATCGCTTCGGCGATTATGATGGAATCGTCGCTGAGCTTTCTCGGCTTCGGGGTGCAGCCGCCGGATGCGACCTGGGGCAGCATGCTGAACAGCGCCCAGGGCTATATTGCCCAGGCGCCTTATCTGGCGCTGTTTCCGGGTCTTTTGATCCTGCTGACTGTGCTGAGTTTTAATGTGCTGGGTGACATTTTGCGTGTCGGCTTTGAACCGAAGCTGATGCGGAGATAGGGAGAGTGAAGACATCATGACAAAGCGGCTGCTGTCTGTAGAGAATTTACAGGTTTCGTTCGCGACCCGGGATGGGGAGAACCAGGCCGTCCGGGGGTCAGCTTTCATATAGATGCCGGTGAAACGGTAGGTATTGTCGGGGAATCCGGCAGCGGCAAAAGCGTCACGGCCAAAGCGATCATGTCGCTGATTACCCCTCCGGGCCGCATAACAGCCGGGAATATCGGGTTTCGCGGCGAGAGTCTGACCGGACTTTCAGAGAAAGCGTGGCGGAGTCTGCGCGGCAACCGGATCGCGATGGTTTTTCAAGACCCGATGACCTCGCTGAATCCGGTAAAAAAAATCGGCCAGCAATTGACGGAGGTCATCCGCAGGCACCGCGGGCTGAACAAAGAAGCGGCGTTTGCCGAAGCGGCCAGGCTGCTGCGCCAGGTAGGCATCCAGCACCCGGAGCAGCGGCTGAAGCAGTATCCGCATGAATTCAGCGGCGGAATGCGGCAGCGGGTAATGATCGCCATGGCGCTGTCCTGCCAGCCGGAGCTGCTCATTGCCGATGAGCCGACAACGGCGCTGGATGCCACGATACAGGCACAGATTCTGGACCTGTTCAAGGAGCTCAAAGAAAATTCCGAAACGGCGATTGCGCTGATTACGCATGATCTCGGAGTGGTGGCGCAGGTCTGCACCCGCGTGATTGTCATGTACGGCGGGCTGATTATGGAGGAGGGTACGGTAGAGGATATCTTCTACCGGCCTCAGCATCCGTATACCCAAGGCCTGCTGCGCTCCATTCCGAAGCGCGGCGGAGGCTCGCGCGAGCGGCTGATTCCGATTGAAGGCACACCGCCCGATCTGCTCGACCCGCCGCCCGGCTGTCCGTTCATGGAGCGCTGCCCCCATGCTTTTGGCCGCTGCAGTGAACGCCCGCCTGTCGTAGAGCACGCTGCAGGCCACCGCTCCATGTGCTGGCTGGCCGAGGGTACGCAGAATCAGGCGGCGGCATATGCCGAGGGGAGGACTTCCGGTGAGTGAGAGCAAAGTATTGGTGGATGTGAATAACCTCCAGAAGCACTTCTCCAAAGGCAAGGATCTGCGCGGACGCGATACTGCTGTAGTAAAAGCAGTCGATGGCGTAAGCTTCCAGATCCGCCAAGGGGAAACCTTCGGGCTGGTGGGCGAATCCGGCAGCGGGAAGTCTACGGTCGGGCGCTGCCTGCTCCGGCTGTACGACTATACTGGCGGAGAAGTGTTCTTCGATGGACAGCCGCTCGGCAAGCTGGGGAGAAGGGGCTGAAGCCTTTCCGCCGCCGCATTCAATCGATCTTTCAGGACCCGTATTCTTCGCTGAATCCGAGTCTGAATGTGCTGGAGCTGATCAGCGAGCCGATGAAAATCCACGGCATCTACCAGGGGAAGAGCGCAAGGAAGCGGCGGCGGCGCTTTTGGAACGGGTAGGACTGAAGAGAGAGCATCTGTACCGTTTTCCCCATGAGTTCAGCGGCGGGCAGCGCCAGCGCATCTCCATTGCGCGGGCATTATCGGTCCGGCCGGAATTTGTCGTCTGCGACGAGCCGATTTCGGCACTGGATGTGTCTGTTCAGGCCCAGGTTGTTAATATGCTGGAGGATCTGCAGTCGGAGTTCGGACTGACTTATCTGTTCATTGCCCATGACCTGTCGATGGTCCGGCATATTTCGGACCGCATCGGCGTCATGTATGCCGGACGCCTGGTTGAGGTGGCGGACAGCGATGAATTGTACGACAATCCGCTTCATCCCTACACCAAAACATTGCTGTCCTCTATACTGGAGACTGACCCGCACAAGGGCAGCCGGAGAATCAGGCTGGAAGGTTATTCCGGAGGTGCGGATGCCCGGGCAGCGCTCAGGGAAGTTAGCCCCGGCCACTATGTGGCTGTTGACTGAGTGTGGCTCTCGGCTGAGCTTAATCAGCACCAATGTACAATCCCAGGCAGTGCTCAAGGAAGTAAAGCCCGGTTACTATGTGGCTGGTCACTAAGCATAGCCGCACCATGCACAACCATAGTGGGAGGTTTTGAGATGACAGGGACGAAAGAGAAGGTAAAATGGGAGGTTTTGAAATGACAGAGACGCTAAGCAAGGTAAAGCTGTCGCAGTGGGATGCGCTGCTGGTAGAATCACTCCGCTCCCTCGGCTGGTCCGATGAGGAACTGCTCCGCAGAGTAGAGGCAGGCGAGCTGCCGGTAGATGAGAGTGAATACCAGTTTGATTATGCCCAGCTGACCCATCTTGCGGGTGAGCAGCCGGAAGTGTTCCGGCAGGCGGTGACGCAAGGCTACCAGATCAAGTACAATACGATTCGCGGCATCCGCAGCTGGATTTTCGTTGCCCTCGGCAAGGAGGCCGGGCTGGAGCTGGAGGAAGGCAAGGAAGCGGCGGAAGTGACATTGACTGAGCCTGAGCATAAAAGACTGGAATCCGTGCTCTCCTTCGGCTGGCGGATTACAGGCGGCCCTTCGGGCACAGATGGCACTGGCGTATACCGGATTGAACCTATCCGGAGATAATTGAATGTGAAGATGAACTGCCCCGCCGGCTTTGCGCCAGCGGGGCAGTTTTTGCGCAGGGAAGTGTAGGTCTTTCCTGGTACTGGTTTACCGCTGGCGGTTTCTCCGTTGTAGTCTTGGGCAACAGGTTGTGTCCGTTGGTTATATGTTGATTTTGTTGTGGCTGTATGTTGGCTCGGCGATTGGCTGTATATTAGTTCTGTTGTTAGCCGTAAGTTGGCTGTGTAAATCTGTTACCGTCTGAAACGCACACCGTACAATAGACGTATGATAAGAAACGGAAAAGCGGAAGGACTGTTAGAAGCCGGGCGGGATTAAGTGGAATTAGTATAACTAATTCATTTGAATTTGCCGTTGCAGAGGTTCTGAGTGGGATTTTCTCCACCTATTTCAGGGGATTTCAGCTAATATGGGTCATTTGAAGCAAATTAGTTCTACTTTTTCCCACTATAGCTCTTGTCGGCTGGAAGTTGCCCGATTTAGGTTTCCTTTTTCCACTTCAGGTTCGCAGTTTCAATAGGGGGATGCAGTTCGGGGTAACAGTTAAAAGACAAGGGGGGAACGAAGTGCTGAAGTGGAAGCGCAGTGAAATTACCTTGTTCCAGAGTGAGCTTTACGAGACCAATTCACTGGTTATTGAGAGTGCTGAACATGTGCTGGTCGTTGATCCTTGCTGGCTGCCGCGCGAGGTAGAGGAGATTCGTCAATATGTCAGCGGCATCCTTGGCGGAAAACGTCTGCTGCTGCTGTTCACTCATTCTGATTTTGATCATATTATCGGGTATGGGGCCTTCCCGGAGGCGGAGATTATTGCAAGCAGAGGTTTTGCAGACAAAAGCCTGGAAGCGCGGGAAACGATTCTGGAAGAGATTCGCGCCTTTGATGATGGTTACTACCTGAGAAGGCCTTATGCCATTGCCTACCCTATAGTGGATCATATTATGGAGCGGGATGGTCAGGAGATGGTATTTGGGGAGCTGCGGCTTACGGGTTATATTGCACCCGGTCATACTGATGACGGTTTGTTTACGGTGGTGGATTCACACGGACTGTTCATTGCCGGAGACTATTTATCGGATGTGGAGTTTCCTTATATTTATGACAGCAGCACTGCCTATGAAGCTACTCTGGACAGCGTGGAGCAGATCATAGCCCGGCATCCTGTTCCGCTGCTGATCCCCGGACATGGGGAGGCGGCCGAGAGTCTGCTGGAGATCGAGTGCCGCAGGGTAGCGGGACTGGGCTACATCCGCAGCCTGCGGGCAGCTGTCGCAGCCGGGGACCAGGCTGCGGCAGACCGCCTTATAGCGGGCTGTGCCTTCCCCGCAATATGCGTAAATTTCACCGCAGCAATCAGGAACTCCTGGAGCGGGAGCTCTGTGGAACCGGTGAAACTGCCGGCTCTGCCGAAGGCAGCGCTACAGTGGGTCAGGCCGCCATCTCTCGGGAACCGTTGCGGTGACATCCTCTGCAATCGGTGCTCATGGCCCAGCCCGAAAGAGTACGTGCGGCCTGGGTAGCGTTAGACTACAGCCCCGGTACCGGGCTTCCTGTCGTGCTTCGTCTGCCACCGCTGCGGATATCCATACCCCGATTCGTCTGCGTTCGCACCGCCCTTACATATTCAACTGGATTTTGCGGGTGCTGAGCACACCCTCCAGACCAGTAGGGTCTGTGCTTACTTTGCGGGAGACGAAGTTCTCCGCCTGTTCCGAAGTGCGGATGCGGAGCGGCTTGGGCTCCATATGCACGAGGTTCCACATGACTTCGGCTACAGAATCTGCCGTCTGAGGCTCGACATTGCGCTGGAGGAATGCCTGGGTGTATGCCTCAATGACCGGTTTGTATTCGTCATCGAGTATTCCTCCGGTTTCGGATACATGCCCAAGCACGGTGTTGTTGAATTCCGTCGCGATAGCGCCTGGCTCAAGCAGGGAGATGTCAATATTGAACTGTGGCTTGTAATATGTAGCCATACTTTCAAGGAGGCCTTCCAGTGCGAACTTGCTCGCACAGTAGATCTCATTCATGGGCTGGCCCACTAGTCCGCCTACACTGGAGGTGGCAACAATATGCCCGCAGCCGGTCTTGCGCAGCAGCGGAAGCGCCGCCCGGATCGTATGCATGACGCCATAGACATTGGTGTCGAACACGCGGTGAATATCCTCTACCGGGGCTTGCCCGAGCGCTCTGAGGTACCCGAATCCGGCGTTGCAGAACAGCACATCGAGCTTGTCTTGCTCCTGCTCAATCTGGCCGATGACCCGCTGAATGCTCTCAGGTTTCGTGACTTCCAGCTCTACGAATGTCAGATGCTCCACTTCGCGGTACCGCTCCTGATCACGCTCCAGGTTGCGGGTTCCGGCATAGACGGTCCAGCCTTCCTTGGCGAATTTCAGGGCCGAGGAGAGGCCGATGCCGGATGAAGCGCCGGTGATACAGATAATTTTGCCCATACTGGATGCCTCCATTTTTTCCACACATTATAGCACACATAAGGCAGACATCGGCATGTCCGACATAAAGTTTGTATTTTCGCAGATTTGCCGGGGCTTCCAGTTGCTATAAGTGATTTCGGTACTGTAGACTGTATATAAAGTCCTAATCGCAAGCGAATAGAGAGGAACAGAGGAATAATGGATGTGTTTAAGCGTTATTATGCCAATTTAACAATCCGGCGCTTTTTGATTCTGGCGCTGATTGCACTGCTGCTGTACAGTATCCGGGATATGCTCAATCTGGTGCTGCTGACGTTTCTGATTGCTTATGTGATGAACAGCTTTCAGGTGCTGCTGTCCAAGCGGATCGGCAAATATGTCAAGGTGAACAGCAAGGTTATTATTGTTGTTTTATACCTTGCTCTAATTACGATGATCGTGCTGGCGCTCGTCAAATATCTGCCCAAGGTGTTTACGCAGATTAAGCAATTAACTGATTTTCTGACCACTCTAACCCCTGATGATCTCCCGCAGAACGAAATTACTCAATACATATTCAATCAGCTGAAGGATTTGAACTATGAGTCCTATGTGACCCATGGCATTGGGTATGTGCTCAAAATCAGCAACTGGGGGACCACCTTCGTTTTAGCAACCATTCTGAGCTTTGTCTTCATTCTGGAGAAAAACCGCATTGTGAGCTTCACCTCCCGCCTGAGAGACAGCAAGATTTCCTGGTTCTATGTGGAACTGGAGTACTTCGGCAAGAAATTCATCTCTTCTTTCGGCAAGGTTATTGAAGCACAGATTCTCATTGCCTTGTTCAACACAATGTTTACAGTAATCGGCTTATGGATACTTGGACTCTTTTTTGAGCCGTTCCCGTATCTGTTCGCGCTGTCGATTATGATCTTCCTGCTCAGCCTGATTCCGGTCGTAGGGTTCGTGATTTCACTGATTCCTCTATGTATTATCGCGTACAATATCGGCGGACTGGCGATGACGCTCTATGTGCTGGGACTGATTGCCGTGCTGCATTTCATGGAAGGCTACTTCCTGAATCCGAAGCTGATGTCCTCCAAAATGAACCTGCCCATGTTCTACACCTTTATCGTGCTGCTGTTCTCCGAGCATTATATCGGCGTATGGGGGTTGATTCTCGGTATTCCCATTTTCGTCTTTTTCCTTGATATTCTGGATATTACCCGGGAGAAGCCGGAAGTGTAGGCCGCCAAGACATAGCAAATTTAGTTTAGTACACTATTAAAAGTGACATTCCGGCTGATTCTAGTTTGAATGCCGCTTTTTTTAGTTCCTCTGGATATAAGAATTATCGTGGCAGACAAAAGACAATGGGAGGATTTCAGTTGATCAGTTATCCGTCTTAAGCGGTTAGCCGCATGGAGTCCATGGGCTTCAAGTGGTATGCGGGGCCGAGGTGGAGATAGAGCCGATGAGGGCAGCGGTTCAGTG encodes the following:
- a CDS encoding ABC transporter permease, which codes for MRQLIVRRLLQTLPMLFFVSVVCFTMIKLAPGDPVLSFVTPNMHADDIERIRHNLGLDKPAYIQYFIWLKEMAKGNFGYSLVNHQPVLGQILERLPATAGLMGSAIALAVLLAVPLGLIAGANRNRWADKLINFISYVGISIPLFWLAILLIYLFAIKLHLLPSMGMRTIGVESAADVLKHGILPCSVLAFGFLAGYLRYIRSSTIGQLKEEYVQIQYAFGSKKSTILFRHVMKHVLLPVITLLGMSMGDLVAGAIVTETVFSWPGIGSLGMTAVKGMDYPVIMGITLFSSLMLIFGNMAADILYSFVDPRIKLKG
- a CDS encoding ABC transporter permease; translated protein: MNRSKWKNVKDELFANGLGAAAVLILAVFTLGAVFAFLSGYDPNAMDAMARLTPPGAGHWFGTDDYGRDYLARALYGGRISLLVGFASMIVATGIGVTIGVLSGYFGGWLDNLLMRMVDVVLSIPSFLILLLLSVYLKPSVGNIIIIIALLMWMNVARVVRAETMTIKEREYVLYAKASGQSASGIIWRHILPGLVPVIIVGATNNIASAIMMESSLSFLGFGVQPPDATWGSMLNSAQGYIAQAPYLALFPGLLILLTVLSFNVLGDILRVGFEPKLMRR
- a CDS encoding MBL fold metallo-hydrolase codes for the protein MLKWKRSEITLFQSELYETNSLVIESAEHVLVVDPCWLPREVEEIRQYVSGILGGKRLLLLFTHSDFDHIIGYGAFPEAEIIASRGFADKSLEARETILEEIRAFDDGYYLRRPYAIAYPIVDHIMERDGQEMVFGELRLTGYIAPGHTDDGLFTVVDSHGLFIAGDYLSDVEFPYIYDSSTAYEATLDSVEQIIARHPVPLLIPGHGEAAESLLEIECRRVAGLGYIRSLRAAVAAGDQAAADRLIAGCAFPAICVNFTAAIRNSWSGSSVEPVKLPALPKAALQWVRPPSLGNRCGDILCNRCSWPSPKEYVRPG
- a CDS encoding SDR family oxidoreductase; the encoded protein is MGKIICITGASSGIGLSSALKFAKEGWTVYAGTRNLERDQERYREVEHLTFVELEVTKPESIQRVIGQIEQEQDKLDVLFCNAGFGYLRALGQAPVEDIHRVFDTNVYGVMHTIRAALPLLRKTGCGHIVATSSVGGLVGQPMNEIYCASKFALEGLLESMATYYKPQFNIDISLLEPGAIATEFNNTVLGHVSETGGILDDEYKPVIEAYTQAFLQRNVEPQTADSVAEVMWNLVHMEPKPLRIRTSEQAENFVSRKVSTDPTGLEGVLSTRKIQLNM
- a CDS encoding AI-2E family transporter, with product MDVFKRYYANLTIRRFLILALIALLLYSIRDMLNLVLLTFLIAYVMNSFQVLLSKRIGKYVKVNSKVIIVVLYLALITMIVLALVKYLPKVFTQIKQLTDFLTTLTPDDLPQNEITQYIFNQLKDLNYESYVTHGIGYVLKISNWGTTFVLATILSFVFILEKNRIVSFTSRLRDSKISWFYVELEYFGKKFISSFGKVIEAQILIALFNTMFTVIGLWILGLFFEPFPYLFALSIMIFLLSLIPVVGFVISLIPLCIIAYNIGGLAMTLYVLGLIAVLHFMEGYFLNPKLMSSKMNLPMFYTFIVLLFSEHYIGVWGLILGIPIFVFFLDILDITREKPEV